One genomic segment of Clostridium saccharoperbutylacetonicum N1-4(HMT) includes these proteins:
- a CDS encoding HlyD family secretion protein, with protein sequence MKLLFKKSSIENNGIVGSGLAKKKFLTKKKIISIVSLVLVVILGVTVYKVKFSKPKTAQVSAKYTTLKKGNIQTTINSSGAIKSGDSTNIYSNLEYNVASINVSVGDVVKKGDVLATIDTTTLQEQISEAQQTYTANQQKNQLTLASAKQKYENLKYLQDNNLQTDIINAEKALDSAKMDMEDKQRTYDYDKVMLSKGEISQQDLNTAQNNYQNAKNTYDKATVALEAAKVNVSQNLAEAKSNYDSAQATVNNQSDKLALEDKQKKLQDAQVVATVDGTVTNVNAVVGIQASGALFVIQDLSNLIVNASVDETDVANIKVGQKAEITTDASGSAVIEAEVVSVEPVSSTASASTSSTSTSSGKTSTSTSTTSNSTSSDVTFTVKVHLTGQNDKVKVGMNSVVKIITNEKNDVYSVPYGAVITKDGQSHVYAAVKQGTQYTVKEISVTKGLESDTNVVIDGADLTDGMLILNEPSNYKDGSTVAIK encoded by the coding sequence TTGAAGTTGTTATTTAAGAAAAGTAGTATAGAAAATAATGGTATTGTAGGCTCGGGATTAGCAAAAAAGAAGTTTTTAACAAAGAAAAAAATTATAAGTATAGTAAGTTTAGTACTTGTTGTAATTTTAGGAGTTACAGTTTATAAAGTTAAATTTTCAAAGCCTAAAACAGCACAAGTTAGTGCTAAATATACAACCTTAAAGAAAGGAAATATCCAAACAACAATTAATTCATCTGGTGCTATTAAAAGTGGAGATTCAACAAATATATATTCAAACTTAGAGTATAATGTTGCATCAATAAATGTATCAGTTGGAGATGTGGTGAAGAAGGGAGATGTTCTTGCAACAATTGATACTACGACGTTACAAGAACAAATTTCTGAAGCTCAGCAAACTTATACTGCTAATCAACAAAAGAACCAATTAACATTAGCTAGTGCAAAACAAAAATATGAAAATTTAAAATATTTACAAGATAATAATTTACAAACTGATATTATTAATGCAGAAAAAGCACTTGATAGTGCAAAAATGGATATGGAAGATAAGCAAAGAACTTACGATTATGACAAAGTAATGCTTTCAAAAGGTGAAATTTCACAACAAGATTTAAACACTGCACAAAATAATTATCAAAATGCGAAAAATACTTATGATAAGGCAACAGTTGCCTTAGAAGCTGCTAAAGTTAACGTTAGTCAAAATTTAGCTGAAGCAAAAAGCAATTATGACAGTGCTCAGGCAACAGTTAATAATCAAAGTGATAAACTTGCTTTAGAAGATAAGCAAAAAAAGCTTCAAGATGCACAAGTAGTAGCTACTGTTGATGGTACTGTAACTAATGTTAATGCAGTGGTAGGTATACAAGCTAGTGGAGCGTTATTTGTAATTCAAGATTTAAGTAATTTAATTGTAAATGCTAGTGTTGATGAAACAGATGTTGCAAATATTAAAGTTGGACAAAAGGCAGAAATAACAACGGATGCTTCAGGTTCAGCTGTTATTGAAGCTGAAGTGGTAAGTGTAGAACCAGTTTCTAGCACTGCTAGTGCAAGTACAAGCAGTACGAGTACAAGTAGTGGTAAAACTAGCACTTCTACAAGTACAACAAGCAATTCAACAAGCAGCGATGTTACATTTACAGTTAAAGTACACCTAACTGGTCAAAATGACAAAGTTAAAGTTGGAATGAATTCAGTGGTTAAAATCATCACTAATGAAAAAAACGATGTTTATTCAGTACCATATGGAGCGGTTATCACAAAAGATGGACAAAGTCATGTTTATGCCGCTGTTAAACAAGGGACTCAATATACTGTTAAAGAAATTTCTGTAACCAAAGGTTTAGAGTCGGATACTAATGTTGTAATTGATGGTGCTGATCTTACAGATGGTATGCTTATATTAAACGAACCATCAAATTATAAAGATGGAAGTACAGTAGCAATAAAATAA
- a CDS encoding TolC family protein produces the protein MKKKIISVLIMTLIVSSNVALLNAHLVQAATTDSSTNSNDKIKVSLENIRDIMTENNLDIKMKSNESKIANDTYHDARDAFETKSSARDSAKTALDTAKASGDTTAISIAQSAYDTAQSNYESAEKALDSARDALKTARDNYNSNVETQIYNAQTAYITYLNDLATQNIKEDTVTQNKRNEEIYKLQYENGFISKNKYTELVQANTSVNDLNSGNDTLELDKVKLCNLLGISSEDDLTFETDITKDFEVISKIKYEDDLNTMLGNNVDIQNQNDTINDLEDEDNDSDSHDYEVENAKMKLTKLTNDAETDFKGQYDQLMSSYNSLKNTYDVINQKQNEYEITKTKYDYGFVSKNDVDAAKLSLDNDTATFVNNRNKCYLNYLKYIEMKEGY, from the coding sequence TTGAAAAAGAAAATAATTAGCGTATTAATAATGACTTTGATTGTATCATCAAATGTGGCTTTACTAAATGCACATTTAGTACAAGCTGCTACAACAGACAGTTCAACTAATTCGAATGATAAAATTAAAGTATCATTAGAAAATATAAGAGATATTATGACAGAAAACAATTTAGATATTAAAATGAAAAGCAATGAATCAAAAATAGCTAATGATACTTATCATGATGCAAGAGATGCGTTTGAAACTAAAAGTTCTGCAAGAGATAGTGCAAAAACTGCACTTGATACAGCAAAAGCATCTGGTGATACAACGGCTATTAGTATAGCACAAAGTGCCTATGATACAGCACAAAGCAACTATGAATCAGCAGAAAAGGCTTTAGATAGTGCTAGAGATGCTTTGAAAACTGCTAGGGATAACTATAATTCAAATGTTGAAACACAGATATACAATGCTCAAACTGCGTATATTACTTATTTAAATGATTTGGCTACCCAAAATATAAAAGAAGATACTGTAACACAAAACAAAAGAAATGAAGAAATATATAAACTACAATATGAAAATGGATTTATTTCTAAAAATAAATATACAGAATTAGTTCAAGCCAATACTTCTGTTAATGATCTTAATTCAGGCAATGACACATTAGAATTGGATAAAGTTAAATTATGTAATCTTCTTGGGATAAGTTCTGAAGATGATTTGACCTTCGAAACAGATATTACAAAAGATTTTGAGGTAATATCAAAAATAAAATATGAAGATGATTTAAATACAATGTTAGGAAATAATGTTGATATACAAAATCAAAATGACACGATTAATGATTTAGAAGATGAAGATAATGATTCTGATTCACATGATTATGAAGTTGAAAATGCAAAAATGAAACTAACCAAACTTACTAATGATGCTGAAACAGATTTTAAAGGTCAATATGATCAATTAATGAGTTCTTATAACTCATTAAAAAATACTTATGACGTTATAAATCAAAAACAAAATGAATATGAAATTACCAAAACAAAATATGATTATGGATTTGTTTCAAAAAATGATGTTGATGCTGCCAAACTATCTTTAGATAATGATACAGCTACATTTGTTAATAATAGAAATAAATGTTATCTAAATTATTTAAAGTACATTGAGATGAAAGAGGGTTACTAA
- a CDS encoding response regulator transcription factor yields MKKILIIEDDESIAELEKDYLEITGFATKIALDGIQGGELALNEDFDLILLDVMLPGKDGFKVCQEIREVKEIPILMVTAKKEDIYKIQGLGIGADDYIVKPFSPSELVARVNAHISRYERLTSVEKNNSKEKSSIAIGRIKILLKARRVYIEEEEVKFANKEFELLLFLASNPNIVFSKDALLDRIWGEESLGDNSTVTVHINRIREKIELDSSNPQYIETVWGAGYRFNI; encoded by the coding sequence GTGAAAAAAATATTAATTATTGAAGATGATGAGAGTATTGCAGAGTTAGAAAAAGATTATCTTGAGATAACTGGATTTGCAACAAAAATTGCATTAGATGGAATTCAAGGGGGGGAATTAGCTTTAAACGAAGATTTTGATTTAATATTGTTAGATGTTATGTTGCCTGGAAAAGATGGATTTAAAGTTTGCCAAGAAATCAGAGAAGTTAAAGAAATTCCAATTTTAATGGTTACTGCTAAAAAAGAAGACATTTACAAAATTCAAGGGCTTGGCATAGGCGCAGATGATTACATTGTAAAACCTTTTAGTCCGAGTGAACTTGTAGCGCGAGTAAATGCTCATATTTCAAGATACGAGCGGTTGACTTCTGTAGAAAAGAATAATTCAAAGGAAAAAAGTTCGATAGCTATTGGGAGAATTAAAATTTTACTTAAAGCAAGAAGAGTTTATATAGAGGAAGAGGAAGTAAAGTTTGCCAATAAGGAATTTGAATTATTATTATTTTTGGCTTCAAATCCTAATATAGTATTTTCAAAGGATGCATTGTTAGATAGAATTTGGGGAGAAGAATCTTTAGGGGATAATTCAACTGTAACAGTACATATCAACAGAATAAGGGAAAAAATTGAATTAGATAGTAGCAACCCACAATATATTGAAACTGTTTGGGGGGCAGGATATAGATTTAATATTTAA
- a CDS encoding sensor histidine kinase, which translates to MQIKKRLTISNILMLIIPVVVIFVIAMIMSIPFSKAIESRFSIERERDPNAYILQQNIRPDINKFVDKEDFENLTKELQKLLEPKGYHLIITNDGEIISSNVTEEDKKAISIIGDDILFKSNSIVLEMNSASLVKNSFMRDGKIINIIAINSDYKPIIFDFKSEMSKFIISYIVLVIIISLIVVTITNAILSSKIYKKLIVPLELLSYGSEQIKNGNLDFEMNYDSDDEFNQVCGDFNEMRMRLKDSVEMQLKYEENRKQLVVGISHDLRTPLTAIKGYVEGLRDGVASTPEKQKKYLDTIYTKACDMDALVDSLFLFSKLDTGQFPFKFNIVNVNEYLRDFFKCAKKEFYGKEVEISFLSECDTSTEVKLDSQEMYRVLLNILDNSVKYNKNRKLKIEISLYDKGDLIELILSDNGSGVQEEDIPKLFLSFYRGDASRTKPNEGSGLGLAIAKHIIEAHDGQIIAYNKEGLSIKIILPKNYKKNI; encoded by the coding sequence ATGCAAATAAAAAAGCGATTAACAATATCAAACATTCTTATGTTAATAATACCTGTAGTTGTTATTTTCGTAATTGCAATGATAATGAGTATTCCGTTTTCAAAAGCTATTGAAAGTAGATTTTCAATTGAAAGAGAGCGTGATCCAAACGCTTATATTCTTCAGCAAAACATTAGGCCAGATATTAATAAGTTTGTGGATAAAGAAGATTTTGAAAATCTAACAAAAGAGCTACAAAAACTTTTAGAACCTAAAGGCTATCATTTAATAATCACAAATGATGGGGAGATAATATCATCTAATGTTACAGAAGAAGATAAAAAAGCAATTTCTATTATTGGAGATGATATTCTTTTTAAATCAAATTCAATAGTTTTAGAAATGAATTCAGCTTCTTTAGTAAAGAATAGTTTTATGAGAGATGGTAAAATAATAAATATTATAGCAATTAATTCAGATTATAAGCCAATTATATTTGATTTTAAAAGTGAAATGTCAAAATTTATAATAAGCTATATTGTTTTAGTTATTATTATTTCATTGATTGTTGTTACTATAACTAATGCTATATTATCTAGTAAAATATACAAGAAGTTAATAGTACCCCTTGAACTATTGAGTTATGGATCTGAACAAATTAAAAATGGAAATTTAGATTTTGAGATGAATTATGATAGTGATGATGAATTTAATCAAGTTTGTGGGGATTTTAATGAGATGAGGATGCGACTAAAGGATTCTGTTGAAATGCAGTTAAAGTATGAGGAAAACAGGAAACAGCTAGTAGTTGGAATATCTCATGATTTGCGAACTCCATTAACTGCTATTAAAGGATATGTGGAAGGGTTGCGAGATGGAGTAGCTAGTACGCCTGAAAAACAAAAAAAATATTTAGATACAATTTATACAAAGGCATGTGATATGGATGCACTTGTAGATAGCTTATTTTTATTCTCAAAGTTAGATACTGGGCAGTTTCCTTTTAAGTTTAATATAGTTAATGTTAATGAATATTTAAGAGATTTCTTTAAATGTGCTAAAAAAGAGTTTTATGGAAAAGAGGTTGAGATTTCTTTCTTAAGTGAGTGTGATACTTCAACAGAAGTAAAGCTTGATTCACAGGAAATGTATAGAGTTCTTTTAAATATATTAGATAATAGTGTTAAATATAATAAAAATAGAAAGTTGAAAATAGAAATAAGTTTGTACGATAAAGGAGATTTAATAGAATTAATCTTAAGTGATAATGGAAGTGGTGTACAAGAGGAAGATATTCCTAAGTTGTTTTTGAGTTTCTATAGGGGAGATGCTTCACGTACAAAACCTAATGAAGGGAGTGGACTTGGTCTAGCTATAGCTAAACATATCATTGAGGCCCATGATGGACAAATCATAGCTTATAATAAGGAAGGTTTATCAATTAAAATAATACTTCCTAAGAATTATAAAAAAAATATTTGA
- a CDS encoding pseudouridine synthase, which produces MRINKLFSNYGICSRKETNKLIEKKRIKVNGKLCVLGQWIEEDVDKILLDDKPIYKKDKIYIAMNKPVGIICTAQNDVKGNIIDFLGYSEYVFPVGRLDKDSQGLIIMTNDGELANAILECENLHEKEYIVTVDRKFEDEFIAKMSEGVEISADESSGIKRISDTLGVYKNINEYNSEKFTDFISLKELAEKNLIKKNKIKTRPCKLVKVDDISFRIILTQGLNRQIRKMCGALGYKVIRLERVRIMNITIDNLEDGKWRYLRKEEIAELKSKAFNSEYCNK; this is translated from the coding sequence ATGAGAATAAATAAACTTTTTAGCAATTATGGAATTTGTTCACGAAAAGAAACTAATAAATTAATTGAAAAAAAGCGAATTAAAGTAAATGGTAAACTATGTGTATTAGGACAATGGATTGAGGAGGATGTAGATAAAATACTTCTTGATGATAAACCTATTTACAAAAAGGATAAAATTTATATTGCTATGAATAAACCAGTTGGAATTATCTGCACAGCACAAAATGATGTCAAAGGTAATATAATCGATTTTTTAGGATATTCTGAATATGTTTTTCCTGTAGGAAGACTAGATAAAGACTCTCAGGGACTTATAATAATGACTAATGATGGTGAATTAGCTAATGCAATTTTAGAATGTGAAAATTTACATGAAAAAGAGTATATTGTAACTGTTGATAGAAAATTTGAAGATGAATTTATTGCTAAAATGTCTGAAGGAGTTGAAATTTCAGCAGATGAAAGTTCTGGAATAAAAAGAATATCAGATACCTTAGGTGTATATAAAAATATAAATGAATATAATTCAGAAAAATTCACTGATTTTATAAGTTTAAAGGAATTAGCGGAGAAGAATCTTATTAAGAAAAATAAAATAAAAACCAGACCCTGTAAGCTTGTAAAAGTTGATGATATATCCTTTAGAATTATTTTAACACAAGGACTTAATAGGCAAATACGAAAAATGTGTGGAGCATTAGGTTACAAAGTGATCAGGCTTGAAAGGGTCAGAATTATGAATATTACCATAGATAATTTAGAAGATGGAAAATGGAGATATCTAAGGAAAGAAGAAATAGCGGAACTTAAAAGTAAAGCTTTTAATAGTGAATATTGTAATAAGTAA
- a CDS encoding YdcF family protein, which translates to MRKNWSIILGIFLLIYVIYINFISGTKIAFSVPIVFLGIILIFFNFIKEKIMRNKAIIKGLSIIKKLLVVLIICFISIEIVIVAFPKHNDKKDDYAIVLGAGLANGETPSLILEDRLDVAIKYSKENPDSYLVLSGGQGADEKLPESLAMKKYLIDNGINENKILIEDKSRDTNENFKYSKKVIENNSHKDIKDVSVKIITTDFHALRSSILAKKNGYGYFDNYSSDTVWYLIPITYTREAFALIKSILFDK; encoded by the coding sequence ATGAGAAAAAATTGGAGCATTATATTAGGTATATTTTTACTTATTTATGTAATCTACATTAATTTTATTAGCGGAACTAAAATTGCCTTTAGTGTTCCAATAGTATTTTTAGGAATTATATTAATATTCTTTAATTTCATTAAGGAAAAAATTATGAGAAATAAAGCTATAATAAAAGGCTTAAGTATTATAAAAAAGCTTTTAGTCGTATTAATTATTTGCTTTATTAGTATTGAAATAGTTATTGTTGCTTTTCCTAAACATAATGATAAAAAGGATGATTATGCTATTGTTTTAGGTGCTGGATTAGCCAATGGAGAAACTCCTAGTTTAATACTTGAAGACAGGCTTGATGTAGCAATAAAATATTCCAAGGAAAATCCTGATTCATATTTGGTTTTATCTGGAGGGCAAGGTGCGGATGAAAAGCTGCCTGAATCTCTTGCAATGAAAAAATATTTAATTGACAATGGAATAAATGAAAACAAAATATTAATTGAAGATAAATCAAGAGATACAAATGAGAATTTTAAATATTCAAAAAAAGTAATAGAGAATAATAGTCATAAAGATATAAAAGATGTGAGCGTAAAAATAATTACAACAGACTTTCATGCATTAAGAAGTAGTATTTTAGCAAAGAAAAATGGTTATGGATATTTTGATAATTATTCAAGTGATACTGTGTGGTATTTAATTCCTATTACATATACTAGAGAGGCTTTTGCACTCATAAAAAGCATATTATTTGATAAATAG
- the hslO gene encoding Hsp33 family molecular chaperone HslO, with protein sequence MGKDKIIRATAKDGMVRIIAGITTELVDEGAKLHDCTPVASAALGRMLTAGAIMGATLKNKKEVITLKINGGGEINGITVTAHSDGTVKGVIGNPYIERPLNNVGKLDVGGAIGTNGILYVIKDLGLKDPYIGQVPIQTGEIGDDLAFYYTVSEQTPSAVSLGVLVDTDLSIKAAGGFIVQMMPGADEFLADVITYRLQEIPPISTLISEGKSIEEILEFIFDGMDLKILDSMNPEYKCDCSRGRIEKALISIGKETLQEIYDDNKTEEVVCHFCNKKYEFTHEEIGKLLNNK encoded by the coding sequence ATGGGAAAAGATAAAATAATAAGAGCAACTGCAAAAGATGGAATGGTAAGAATTATTGCAGGAATTACAACTGAATTAGTAGATGAAGGTGCAAAATTACACGATTGTACTCCAGTAGCATCAGCAGCTTTGGGAAGAATGCTTACTGCAGGAGCTATAATGGGAGCTACATTAAAGAATAAGAAGGAAGTTATAACCTTAAAGATAAATGGTGGTGGTGAAATTAATGGAATTACTGTTACAGCTCATAGTGATGGAACTGTAAAGGGAGTTATAGGTAATCCATATATTGAAAGACCATTAAATAATGTAGGAAAACTTGATGTTGGTGGAGCTATAGGAACAAATGGAATTCTTTATGTAATAAAAGATTTAGGATTAAAAGATCCATATATAGGACAAGTGCCAATACAAACTGGTGAAATTGGTGATGATTTAGCTTTTTACTATACAGTATCTGAGCAAACACCTTCAGCTGTTTCACTAGGTGTATTAGTTGATACAGATTTATCAATAAAAGCAGCTGGGGGATTTATTGTACAAATGATGCCAGGTGCAGATGAATTTCTTGCTGATGTAATAACTTATAGACTTCAAGAAATTCCTCCAATTTCAACCTTAATAAGTGAAGGCAAAAGTATAGAAGAAATTTTAGAATTTATATTTGATGGAATGGATTTAAAAATATTAGATTCAATGAATCCAGAATATAAATGTGATTGTTCTAGAGGAAGAATAGAAAAAGCTCTGATATCTATTGGTAAAGAAACACTTCAAGAAATATATGATGATAATAAAACAGAAGAAGTTGTATGTCATTTTTGTAATAAAAAATATGAATTTACGCATGAAGAAATTGGTAAATTGTTAAATAATAAATAA
- a CDS encoding class I SAM-dependent DNA methyltransferase encodes MAYKEFATIYDELIYEDINYDKIAEKVVNLCKENNVNFDNYLDLACGTGNVAIKVAKYFNSLYAVDLSDEMLNMAFEKFKKNKIKAKVICQDMSELSLNKKFDLITSVLDSTNYITETEALENYFLKVNEHLSENGLFIFDINSYYKLSTVLGNNIYTYSSDDVFYTWENSFEDDIVNMFLTFFVKQENNLYEKFEEEHFERAYSEEYIEDILKKCQFKILNKFEGYSNEKVKENSERILYVVGK; translated from the coding sequence ATGGCATATAAAGAATTTGCAACTATTTATGATGAATTAATATATGAAGATATTAATTATGATAAGATTGCAGAGAAAGTAGTGAATTTATGCAAAGAAAACAATGTGAATTTTGACAATTATCTAGATTTAGCCTGTGGAACAGGTAATGTAGCAATAAAGGTAGCAAAATACTTTAATAGCCTATATGCTGTAGATTTATCTGATGAAATGTTAAATATGGCTTTTGAAAAATTCAAGAAGAATAAGATCAAAGCAAAAGTAATATGCCAGGATATGAGTGAGTTAAGCTTGAATAAAAAATTCGATCTAATAACATCAGTTCTTGATTCAACAAATTACATAACAGAAACTGAAGCTTTAGAAAATTATTTTTTAAAAGTAAATGAACATTTATCTGAAAATGGACTTTTTATTTTTGATATTAATTCATATTATAAACTTTCAACAGTACTTGGGAATAATATTTATACATATAGTTCTGATGATGTTTTCTACACATGGGAAAATTCCTTTGAAGATGATATAGTAAATATGTTTTTAACCTTTTTCGTAAAACAAGAAAATAATTTATATGAAAAGTTTGAAGAAGAGCATTTTGAAAGAGCTTATAGTGAAGAATATATTGAAGATATTTTAAAAAAATGTCAATTTAAAATACTAAATAAATTTGAAGGATATTCAAATGAAAAAGTAAAAGAGAATTCTGAAAGAATTCTTTATGTTGTGGGAAAATAG
- a CDS encoding small, acid-soluble spore protein, alpha/beta type codes for MADRTMKKVIKAKLKANKELTEEEKLREKIKYEIAEELGLMDKVNREGWGGLSAGETGRIGGIMAKRKKENNP; via the coding sequence ATGGCAGATAGAACTATGAAAAAAGTAATAAAGGCAAAATTAAAAGCAAATAAGGAACTTACAGAAGAAGAAAAATTGCGAGAAAAAATTAAATATGAAATAGCGGAGGAGCTAGGTTTAATGGATAAAGTTAATAGAGAAGGCTGGGGAGGCTTATCAGCAGGAGAAACTGGTAGAATAGGTGGAATTATGGCTAAGAGAAAAAAGGAAAATAACCCTTAA
- a CDS encoding aspartate-semialdehyde dehydrogenase codes for MYNVAIVGATGNVGRKFLEILEERNFPVKDLYLFASKRSEGSTLPFKGKEYVVEETCEKNIKDKKIDYALFSAGGDASKEFAPVFAQYGAVVIDNSSAWRMDPEVPLVVPEVNPEDIKLHKGIIANPNCSTIQAMPIMKALHNKYGIKRIVYSTYQAVSGAGIQGIRDLEDGVKGVAPKKFPYPIAGNVLPHIDVFLEDGYTKEEEKMIKETRKILHEPDLRITATTARVPVLNGHSESINVELNSEFDIKDIFELLGNTQGVTVYDNVKELKYPTALEVSGKDDVYVGRIRRDFSIDNGLNLWVVGDNIRKGAALNAIQIAEIMIKDNK; via the coding sequence GTGTATAATGTTGCAATAGTTGGGGCTACTGGAAACGTAGGCAGAAAGTTTTTAGAAATCTTAGAAGAAAGAAACTTTCCAGTAAAAGATTTATATCTTTTCGCATCAAAAAGATCAGAAGGAAGTACTTTACCTTTTAAAGGAAAAGAATATGTGGTTGAAGAAACTTGTGAAAAGAATATAAAAGATAAAAAAATAGATTATGCACTATTTTCAGCTGGTGGGGATGCAAGTAAAGAATTTGCACCTGTTTTTGCTCAATATGGAGCTGTAGTAATTGACAATAGTAGTGCTTGGAGAATGGATCCTGAGGTACCACTAGTAGTACCTGAAGTTAATCCTGAAGATATCAAACTTCACAAAGGAATTATAGCTAATCCAAACTGTTCTACAATTCAAGCAATGCCAATCATGAAAGCTTTACATAACAAATATGGAATTAAGAGAATAGTATATTCTACTTACCAAGCAGTATCTGGAGCCGGCATCCAAGGTATAAGAGATTTAGAAGATGGAGTTAAAGGTGTAGCACCTAAGAAATTCCCATATCCTATAGCTGGTAATGTTTTACCTCATATAGATGTATTTTTAGAAGATGGTTATACTAAAGAAGAAGAAAAAATGATTAAAGAAACAAGAAAAATTCTTCATGAACCAGACTTAAGAATTACAGCTACTACTGCTAGAGTTCCAGTTCTTAACGGACATAGTGAAAGTATTAATGTTGAACTAAATTCTGAATTCGATATAAAAGATATTTTTGAATTATTAGGAAACACTCAAGGTGTAACTGTATATGATAATGTTAAGGAATTAAAATATCCAACAGCTCTTGAAGTTTCAGGTAAAGATGATGTATATGTTGGAAGAATCAGAAGAGATTTTAGTATTGACAATGGATTAAATCTATGGGTTGTTGGTGATAACATAAGAAAAGGAGCAGCTCTTAATGCTATCCAAATTGCAGAAATAATGATAAAGGACAACAAATAA
- the dapA gene encoding 4-hydroxy-tetrahydrodipicolinate synthase: protein MSIFQGSAVAIVTPFNETGVDFKKLEELLEWHVKEGTDAIVICGTTGEATTMTEKEIQATIKFTVDVINKRIPVIAGTGSNNTASAISMSKYAEAAGADGLLVITPYYNKTTQKGLIKHFSAINAEVKTPIIIYNVPSRTGVNVTPGTLHELSKLNNIVGIKEASGNISQVVQMKALCKDSIDIYSGNDDQIVAIMALGGKGVISVLANIIPNKVHEMAKNCLNNNFKEALDIQLDTLALTNTLFVEINPIPIKTAMNLIGFKVGELRLPLCEMEVKNEELLKAVLKENKLM from the coding sequence ATGTCAATCTTTCAAGGCTCAGCTGTAGCCATAGTTACCCCTTTTAATGAAACCGGAGTTGATTTCAAGAAACTTGAAGAACTCTTAGAATGGCATGTAAAGGAAGGTACAGATGCAATTGTTATTTGCGGCACTACAGGTGAAGCTACTACAATGACAGAAAAAGAGATACAAGCTACGATTAAATTTACTGTTGATGTAATAAACAAAAGAATTCCTGTTATAGCTGGAACAGGCTCTAATAATACAGCTTCTGCCATTTCTATGAGTAAATATGCAGAAGCAGCTGGAGCTGATGGACTTCTTGTTATTACACCCTATTATAATAAAACCACTCAAAAGGGCTTGATAAAACATTTTTCAGCTATCAATGCTGAAGTAAAGACACCAATAATAATTTACAATGTTCCAAGTAGAACAGGAGTTAATGTAACTCCAGGCACTTTACACGAACTTTCTAAATTAAATAATATTGTTGGAATAAAAGAAGCTAGTGGAAATATCAGTCAGGTTGTACAAATGAAGGCCTTATGCAAAGATTCTATTGATATATACTCTGGTAATGATGATCAAATAGTAGCTATCATGGCACTTGGTGGTAAAGGAGTTATTTCTGTATTAGCCAACATAATTCCTAACAAAGTCCATGAAATGGCTAAAAATTGTTTAAATAATAATTTCAAAGAAGCTTTAGATATTCAACTTGATACTTTAGCTTTAACAAATACTCTATTTGTAGAAATAAATCCAATCCCTATTAAAACAGCAATGAATCTTATAGGCTTTAAAGTTGGAGAGCTTAGACTTCCTCTTTGCGAAATGGAAGTTAAAAATGAAGAACTTTTAAAAGCTGTTTTAAAAGAGAATAAATTAATGTAA